From the Pyrenophora tritici-repentis strain M4 chromosome 5, whole genome shotgun sequence genome, the window AATTACATCACTCCCGTCTCCCACAGCCCGCCTACACATCCGCCACACCACACCACACCGCACCGCACTCTTCTCGCCCACCGCGCTTCGCAAATATACAGGTATTTCGCAGTGTCATTCTGCGCATGACCACGTTGACGCGTTCGACGCTACGTAGCGCCCGTCGGACGCTATCCGTCGCGCTCTACTGGTTCGGGGCGGCTTTTAGTGGGTGGACTAGAGAAACTTGGTACCTACTCTGGCGGCAACTTGACTGCGCACGCGGGGGAGATTTGGTGCGGTGGTGTGGGTGGTGACGTAGGGATTTGGGTTTGGTAGCTTGGATTTGGGGGGTTGGTGACCTGTTTGGGGGTGTGGGAAGGGCGCGTGGGAGGGGGGGATGATGTAGGCGGGATGAGACGGGAGGCGCGAGTGAGGGGTGGGTGTATAAAGGGTGGTGAAAGGACGGGGTTTGGATGTATACTTGAGTGGTTTGAACTTGAAATTGAATTACTTGAATACTTTGAACGACTTGGAAAACTCACGATAACGAGTACCATTATACGAACACATCAGCATTACTGTAGCGTACTTGGCCATATCACATTATACCAACCTTTTCTTTGACTTTCTTTTTGGCAGACTTTGTATACATATAAGATAGACGTATAGAGTGACAGGATGGCAGGCGCAGAGCAAGAGATGAAGGTACAGGAGGAGGTACAACAGACACAGCAGGAGACGCAAGAGGTGAAGAAAGTGGAGCATGAGATATTGCATGGGACGGAGGTTGGTAGTGATGTATGTTCTTTCCCtctccttcctcttcctcttcccCTCTTCCCCTCTTCCTTGCTCAATCTATCGGCGATGAGAGATGTCAGACTGACAAAACCCCAGGTCCCCCAGCACACTAAAAATGTAGCTCCTCTCCCTGCTGCCGAACAAGGCGACTCACTACCCGGTATGTCAGGTGGTGGCGTTGTAGCGGTTATATTGGCGGGACCACCAGTCGTCTCCTCTTCTAGCGAAaaagaggagaaggaagAAACCTCAACCAGCAACATCAGCATAGACAACGAAAAGATTGGAGATATCAGCGAAGACATCAGCGCCAGCGACACCAATAAACAACCCTCCACTACCGCCGCGGCCATCAGCACAGAGAAGGAAGAGACTAGCAACTCCAACTCGACCAACGACAAAACCGAAGAAACCACAAAAGACTCCACCATCACAACCAAACACGAGACTCTAAACTCCGATGAGATCACCCTCTCCACAGCATCTACCAGTGCAGACACGCAAGAAGCAAGAGTCCAACGACGCGCTGATGCGTTGGAGGAGAACACAAGCGAGGGAAAAGATGAGGTGGAGAAGGAGAGTGGACACGCTGATGTTGAGGACTTACATGGTGCCGTTGACAAATCCGTCGCCGAAGTTGAGGGTGGGGAGCAGGACGGTGGAAAGGAAGAGAAAAAGGATGGAACAAGACAGGAGGATCAAGACAAAGGAAGTCTGGTCGACCAGGTGCAAGAGAAGGTGGATCAGGCTTTTGGTGCCGATCTAGGCGAGAAGAATGAGGGCAAGACTGAGGATGGTGCTGCTGTCAAGGATGAGAGTGAGACGAAACAAGAGGAGGCTCAGAGTCAAGGTGCCGTTGATGAATCAGTCGCCGAAAATGCTGAGACTGAGGGAGAGAAAGAAAAAGAAGCTCAAGATAAGGTTGGCTTGGTCGACATCATTCGAAAGAAGGTGGCGGGTACGTTTGGTTTTGATCTGGGTGGGGGTACTGTGAGTAAGGCTGAGGATGGGGCTGGTGTTGAGGGTAAGAGTGAGCCAAAACAAGAAGACCAAGACAACAGAAACTTGAGAGAGGAGGTCCAAAAAAAGGCGGAGGAGACTCTCGGGGTGGATTCAGACGAGAAGAGTGCGAAGTCTGAGCAGCAAGAGGATAGTACGAGCACGGACTTCGGAGAGAAGGTTAAAGAGAAAGCGGAGGGGACTTTGGGTGTTAGCTTAGACAAGGAGGATGTGAAAGAGGTTGTTGTCGGTGAGCAAAATGAAGAGAAGGACGATGCTAAGAGCAAGAATATGGGTGAGAAGCTCCAGGAGAAGGCGGAAGAAACTTTGGGACTCAGCGTAGACAAGGAGGAGGCTAGTAAGAGCGAGGGAGCAACTCGTTTTGAGGACAAGGATGAAGCAAAGAGCACAGACTTGGGAGACAAAATTCAAGAGAAGGTGGAGGGGTCATCTGATGCCGATCTAGACGAGAAGAACGCCAGCGCTGCCAATGACGGGGAGAAGGAAGATGCGAAAAGCATGGACTTGGGAGAAAAGATCCAAAAGAAGACAGAGGAGACGTTTGGTGTTGATCTAGAGAGGAGTGTCAGTGCTGCTAGCGATGGGGCTACTATTGGGGGTATGGCAGGTTCAGCGGTTGGTGCAGTTGCTGGTATCCCGGGTGGACCGGTAGGTGCAGCCGTCGGCGCAGCTATTGGAGGCACCTCTGGTGTGGTTGTTGGGGCAGTCACTGGGGTCGTTTCTGATAAAGATCAGAATGTTGGTgagagggagaaggaggTAAGAGATTGTGAGAAGAGCCACGACGACGCAAATGGCGCAGATGAGGAGAGTCCAGATGGTACTGCTGCAAAGGAGCAACAGGTCCCGGATGTCTCTGGTGCAACAAGCCAGATTGACACGGATGTCGCAACTGAGCAAGAAACAGAGAAGAGTCAGGAAGCCGCTGTTGGCGAGAGCCAATATTGCACGGATGATACGTATGTTCTAGCTGCAAAGGAAGAGCTTGGAAATGGGAGTAAGAAGATTAACGATGACGTCGTTGGAAAGGAGGAAGAAGGTGCGATCGATTCTCACGGAAAGAGTCAAGATGACGTCGTTGCTTCCGAGGATAAGAGCGCGGATGTCGGAACCAAGGAGATTCAGGACGACGTTGTTGAGAAGAGCCAGGATACTACAAATGGTGCCGGTGCAGAGAAAGAGCAGCGCACGAGCGATCTAGAGACGACAAGTCACAATGGTACGGGTGAACAAGGTCAAGAAATTGCCAGTGGAGAAATCCAAGAGGCTGCAAGTGGAAAGACTCACGATGATGCCGACGCCCAGAACCAGAACGACACAAACGACGCCGATGCAAAGGCAGAGCACAACAAAGGAACCGACCCAGTATCGACAAACCACGGAAACCTCGGCGATGAGATTCAGAGAGAAAATGCTCAGAGATTCGGCGTCAATCTGGATAACGACAAAGCCGCTACTGATGGGTCTGATGCAAAGGCCCATGGCAAGAGCGGTGCAAGAGGAAAGACTCACGAGCGTTTCGATAGTGTAACCTCCCCCGACATGGATTTCAGCCCCAAAGCTGGAAATTTCGAAGGTAGCAAGGAAGAAGATGGAAAAGCCAGTGAAGAAGAGACATCTGCAACCACGGAGATTGGCGGCAAGACCGATGAAGCGCAGACATCTGCAATCACGGAGATTGGCGGTAAGACCGATGGAGATCAGACGAATGCTGGCGAGGAGGTTGAGGTCAAGACCGAAGAAGACCAGACAGATGCTAGCAGAGAAGAGGAGGCCAAGACCGACGGAGAGCAGATGTCTCTCACCAAGATGATGGAGGCAAAGCTCAAGGCAGAAGATACGTTCGCTAACTCGGAGACTAATGCTggcaaagaagaagagagcAAGGCGACCGAAGATCAAATGGGTGCTACCAAAGAGATGGAGACAGAGGCGAAGGGAGAGCAGAAAGAGGCTACCGAAGAATTTGAAGGCAAGGCCAATGGAGAACAAGCGGATGCAATCAAGGAGATGGACGCCAAAAATAACGGAGAGCAGGCGGATGCTACCGAGGATGTAGAGATCCATTTCAATGTGGAGCAGACACATTCTACAAAGGAGATGGATATCAAGACCCACGAAGACCATGCGGATACAACCAAGTACATTGACGTACAGCAAATATCTGCTACCACAGTGATAAACACTAAAGCCACGAGCGTGGATGCAACAGACGCCTACGCGAAGGACCACATGCACAACGAAGAAGAGACACAAGGTGCTGAGGATTCAAGCAAAGGAACAGATCCTGTGACAAACAACCATGGAAACTTGGGCGATATGGTTCAGAGACAGAACGCGGAGAAATTCGGGGTCAATCTTGCGGAAGACGTGTAGTCGATCCCCATCCAAGTCTGTAGCAAATAGAATAAACCATGGTGTTATCATCCTCATCTCTCATCTCCCATTTCCATTATCCTTGTGCACTTTTCACATACCTAGGTATCTCGTCAAAGCCAAGGCCTACATCAACCACGTGATCTTTCATCAAACCACAACACTCCTTACACCACCCCCCTTCCATTCCTTCCATTGCCTTTCCACATCCCCAACCCCCTCCATTCCGCCTAAGTCTCCCAGCCCGCCCATCACTCAACATCAAAACTCCAAGCCCAGCCCCCAAGAAAAAGCAACCACCCCATCCACGCGTCCACGTGGCGTTTTTTCTTCTTCCTACGCCACTGTATGCAGAAAAACGATGAAATGGGCGCAAAAGCCACAAATTACCAGTTCACCGATCGTGCTAAAAAGACGCTGCGCTAGACGAGACCCTGCACCTCCCTGCTTTTTATTGCGTGCGTGCGTGCGTGCGTGCGTCGGCCGAGGTAGGTGGCCGGATTACGTACACAGGCGGATTACTGAACCTTAGCCTTGCTGCAGAGAGGCAATGGTGATTTTGTTTTAGTTGCTTTCTTCAAACAACTGAGTGGATTGTGGCGGATGAGGTGGTGAGGCCCTTTGCTTAGGTGTGCGCATGTGTGTGAATTATTTTGAGGATCCCGAGCCGCTCTTGCAGCGGCATCTCCACGATCCGGGAATAGGGAGGGACGGGGCGGACGGGTGCTGGGGGAGGGGTGGGTCTGCAGGTACGGGTTGTCATGCTGCGGTATCGGACTCTTTGCCTCTTTTCTGATTGTAGCAATACATTCAACCTCCAACTGGCGGAATGTGTTAATGTCCGGTCGCCCCTGGGTGTCATAgaatacttgacagtgtgggtatGGGCCTAATGTTCGTGTCTGACAACTATAGTGACCtttttacactagtatgtcaacTATTTCATGACACCCGGGTGCTCTTCCCGAGATTTCTCGCCTGTTGTTCATTTCAGTGGATTCATACGGAACAGTCGAAGTCAAATGGCGCATGCGAGAGTATTCGGAGCATTCTTTCGGACTGGTAGGTGGAGATCAAGCGATCCGTACGGTAGGTATGTACGTCGCCATGTTGAGTGATGGAGTAGCCTACGGAGTCCCGTCCGGGGTATCGCATTTGCTACGGGGTCGCCGGACAACTACTGGGTGCGTTACGTATCAGCTATGTGCGTGCAAGGGTACGAATGTAGGTGCAGAGGTGTCCTTTGGTTGTCATGGTAGCTGCAGAGTAACGTATGCTTGACCAGGTCCAAGTCTTTGGTGCTTTAGAGTTCTGTTGAACTGTCTGATTTGCTTGTGTGGAAGGTGTGTCATGGGCGAGTCCACGCTTCTACATAGTGATAGGGTAGTCGCGACTGCCGTGATATGACTGAGCTCTACGCCAGAGTGGCTTCATTACCGTGATCGTTGTTGGTAGAGTGTGTCGTGTTAGTTTTTGTCGTTGTATCAAACACCAAATGCCGCTACCAGGTGGTAGCTTTGGGTGCCTCATCCTTGATGATTTTGACGGCGCGTTGAAGTAGACTCGATGAGCCATGAGGTATCGGCTGGAGCTCAGAGGCCGACGGTTCATGTTTGCTTGAAGTCCAAATCTGTGCTGTGCAAGCGGAGACTGAATACCTTGCGATTGGGACGTTGGTGCATGTGCGCCTTGTTTCAGAAAGCTAGGCGGCTTGGATGTAGGTTGACCTGGACGAGCTGTGCTGTTGTGAGCGCGCAAGCTGTGAAGCTTATAGTCGCAACATTGAGTTGTAAATTGATTGATAAGAATGACCCTAGAGGAAGTTTGGTGACGCTGAATTGCTGATGACTTGCTGAATATCTGATTATGGGATGGCTCTGGGGGTCTTATTGTAATGTATTGCAGTGAATACAATAAAttaaagtgtaaccgcgcgaggcagtaACCAGAGTATATTGTGTGTGTTCTCTGTTGTTGTGCTCACATGTTTCgaaggcagcagcaggaTCTATTTACATCACGTATCACCATCACGTGGCACACGTGATCCGCTTCTCCTCATAACCGCCACATAATGCGATGACTCTAATTGCGACGACTCTGGAGGCCCTTCTGTAATGCGATGAATCTGGTTGCTGTGCGCCTTCGCAGATGTCTTCAACTCCAGAATGACGACGTCGTACAATTACGATTTCTTGGCCTGAACGAGCGTCGTCCAACTCTTAGCCTGGCCGGAGGTGCGCTGCAGCCTCTTTGCGGTTGTAGTAGCAGCGTTATCCGCGTGTTGATAGTGGATGTCGAGAGGAATACCATGTAAGTAAGCATGGTGTGGAGCTCCTCGTGATGGACGATGTGTAGCCTTGTTGGACGAGCGAAGATGCGGACGACATATTCTCACATGGAGTTGAATTGTACCATCAGACACAAGCCAACAGCAATGCAAAGTCATCAAAGACCCTCGTGTCAATCAGATTTATCTATATCGTGGCCTCCAGCTGATGCGCGGACGACACGTTGGCTTCTCCAACCTCCTCGCGCTCCATGGACCTTTCTTTCCTCGCTTCCCTCCCGTTCTCACACTTGTCACTCTGCGATGTAGAAATCCTTCACCCTCCCTATTTCCTCAATCCATCAAATTTATGGACCCCCCAATTCACTTTCTTGAGGCTACTGCATCCTACTCCATCCACTTCTCATGCCATGCATCTCCCATGCGTATGGAGACGCCGGAGCATGCGGATTGGGCTTGTACGGGGATGGCTGGGACCTGCGGGTTGAACTTGTAGTGGCACCGGAACCTGCTGGGTTGGACTTGTATGGAGGCGCCGGAGCATGCGGGTTGGACTTGTACGGAGGTGGCTGGAGCCTACGTGTTGGGAATCGTAGCGGACTTGCCTGGGATGACAGGAGTGAAAATTTCTACATTTTTTAGTACAACTATGAAGCGCATCAATAGTTAGAACTCACTCAGACTGTTCAAAAAAAGCAAAAAGCGAAAACATACAACAGCGGGGATTCGCTAGTGGTCACCCACCTAACTACTAATCCGCCGGTACACCGTTTGAGTACCGCTGAGCGAACGGGAAGCGCTATTATCTCCCTCGCGACTGGCACAAAAACCCTTAATTTTCCTGTAAACGGTAATCTTAACGGCACCGTCCACTGTAAAGTGGTCCTGAATCCGGTATATTAACTCCTGTTTGCGTAGGGCTGTAAAGTAAGCGCTAATCTAAACGGGATAAGAGAATTATGCGCGAGGGAGAAAAAGTAAGCGCTAATGTAAAGGCAGCGATGCGGGCGCGAGTAGGACTCTTTAAGTAGTTGAACTATTATTGGTAAGTGCCTAATAATTAAGCTTTAGTAAGCTCGGAAAACCTTTAGGATACCGAGGTGCGACTAAGTTTATGACTTATTAGTCGCGTCGCTGTTACCCTTAACCGGCGCACTACACGATAAGCTTCTAATTCTACAACAACGCTAGACACGCGTCGCGTCGTTGTCTACAATCTAACACTTGCGCTAAGTCACGCTACACACGCATCGCGTCTCTTCCCTATCTAATACCCGCGCTACACCACGAGATTCCTAGGAGGTACGATGGGTCCACATATATTCTATCGAGTCGAAGACGAACATTCTTGCGCCCGCTACATCGATAGACAGGGTATAATTGCAGAGTACAGAGATACCTTGGTTAATTTTAGAAAGAAGGGAGCTGCTTTGCTAGACTAGATTGCGCAACATCTCGATTAGAGCAATAGATATCCTACGCTATTCATTTCAACGTATTGTGACAAGGAGGTAGCGTAGGGAGAAGTAGAACGGCGAGTGACTGCAGGAAAGAGGGACGTGAAGATCTACAAGATTAATATAGATGCTAGAAACGAGCGCACAGAGTATCGTAACATCCGACTTCTTGCTAAGAACCTAGGCTATTATATTCCCTTCGATGTATGGAActacgctggcaaatgggtcggggtgtggttggggttgggttagaaattttgcgaccccaacccaaccccaacccatttgtcagcgccaagcttagggttgggttggggttgggttggggtcgcacggaccatgggttagggttgggttatagTAAAAAAATTGCAAGATGTATAATATAGATTTCAATAAAAGAAAAGTTTATATAGTATCACAGTAGATTAACACAGTGTAGCATTAACTAGTTTCATTTATAATATACAGAGGCTTCGCCAGCTAGCATTTAAGCACGTGTATCTAGATATATCTTATAATCTAGAGAAAAGCTAGTAACTCGCGCGCAAAGTAGCGCCTAGCCAATTGAGAATCCTTCTCTTGAATAGTAACCCTCTTTGCGTGAATAGCATTGATGTTGCAGTCTATAAAAGTTATTAAATGAAAAATAGTATAGGGTAGATAGACTATACCCTCAAAATAACCAACTAAGAAAGCTTCTGTAGCTTCCTGAAGAGCTTCGATTGCAGATCGTTGAAAGCGGATATCGGCCTTGTGCACCTGTGCAAATTCGCGCACTACGCGGGAAAAGGGGAGTTTTCGCAAGAGTAGTTCAAAACCTCTCTGGTATCTCTTGATTTCCCGTAATGCGACAGCTAAGCTAAATTAGAAaatagctgtgataaacgacTGTGATAACCTACTGCCGGCCTtaaacttgcgcttcttcttaacAGCTACAGGTGCCTTTCGCGTAGACTTTCCTGCTACTTGACGTCTAGCCTTACTAGCAAGGGCCTTCTGAGCCGGCTTGCCGCCAGTAACTGTCTTGCCATCAGGACCACCCCGGCCGGCTTTACCGGTGACCTTAGGCCGTGGTTTTGTCCTTGCCATTGCGTAGTAGAGTAGATGATGAACGTAGGCGACGTATGTGATTAATTACTGTGATAAATGTGGTCGACAATTAAGAAAGTAGTAGGCTGAAAGagttaggtagctggaaagtttgggcgacggcaatttcccgatttccgcactagtaaaggcagcagcgcacggactgCATGACGTAATTTGCTGTTTCACGATCGCATACAACCATTTCTGTTGCAAAATCAGTAGCGAGCATATCATACAAACGTGTTAAACTGCTGTGATAAACGCCGAGCTCGCGCATGCGTACAGCCCAAAAATGAAGGAATCATCGATGTGTTGATCATTTTGGGTAATTTCCGCGTTTTCGCGCTAGcgcaggcagcagcgcacggaccatTTCTAGGTGAGCATAATGCTGTCTACCCATTTCTCCAGCCCCTGACGCCCAGTAACTCCCAACACCTAATAACTCTCTTTACTACATTGAaaacaccccatttacaacagcgcattatcacagtccccgccatgcctgtcgcgaaagagcaagtcggcgacgtacctgaaggcctagttccagccatcaaactTGAACCTCCGCCTGGGTTCGAACAAGATGAGTGGGAGCAGCTTACCGATGTAATAATCACAGCCATTTATCACAGCTTATGCTAATATAAGCAGGGATTTGCGTGTGAAGCTGACGAGATTGACGGTATCTTAGATCAAAGAGGTAGTGGGGGTTCacgaaaaggccgacctaTCAATTTGAGCGTCCCCTATACTGGCTCTCTGAGTGGTAGCGCCCGTGCTATTGCTCAACGTGAACGCAAAGCTCTTTTCgataaagaggagaaggtacTTGAAAGCGTTAGAACAGCCGACCGCTCCGCGAAGTACCAACTGAAGAAATCGCTTTTGCAACAGCCTAAGTATAAATTAGCAAATAGTGCTAGACAGGCTAAGCTGCTAGAGAAAGAGTGGGATATACTTTCAGAGAAGCGGTTTACCCAGAAAAAGTCTGGTAAGTTATCACAGCTGTTTATCATAGACATCTGCTAATAGACTATCCCAAGTGGcgaaggatatactagcaATACCAATTGCTCAGGTTGGGGTTGAAAGAGTTTTCAATGTTGCTAAGGATGTTATTGGTAGTCGGAGGCACCGACTATCTGCCCGGACAATACAGCAGATAATGGTTCTTAAGGATACAATATctcaagaggaagaacaGGGTCTAGACTACCTAGTTGCTCAATTAGGGGAGGATGGAGAGCCAATTGACGAGGTTAATGATCTTTTTGAGCTTCCAGCCTCGTTAGAGCATACCTTCGATATAGATGAGGAGAACCAGActacagaagaagagtcggaggaagaggtccaggaggagcgtcaattgccacctcgaaagcgccagcgtcctCAGCGCTACCGTGATAATTAGCTGTGTTAATATATCTCGTTTTATGTATCTAATATATCATCAACGTGTACACATTATCTTAATTAAGTGTTGTTCCGTTAAAGTACCCAAAAaatataacccaaccccaacccaacccaacccaacccaagcccaaccctaccacttggtctgtgcgaccccagcccagccctaacccatggtctgtgcgaccccaacccaaccctaacccatggtctgtgcgaccccaacccaaccccaacccaagactgggtatacccaacccatttgccagcgtatATGGAACAACTCGAAGCACGAATACGTCTTCCTCTATCGCATTCTAGACAGCGTAGTTGTAGGATAGGAAGACCTATAAATGTTTATAACATCGTGAACAAGAGAGCTATAAAGTGTAGATTATAGTGCAGATTGTAGTTAGAAGTGTATTAACTGTGTTCGTTAGTTTTACGAATAAGAAGATTGCTGTTTCGTCTTCTATGAATTTGCTATAATAATAACAAATGTTCTAGATAACAGCAAGATAAGGTTAGCTATTTAACTATTAGGTAACAGGGAGGGTGGCCAACGCGCCCCCGTAGCGTAGGAGGCGATGTTATGTAAATATAGCTGAAGAGGAGAATGCTGTCTCTAGATAAGGTAGCTTCTTGCTATGCATCGCCACTGCCCGACTAATGCTCGCCAGAAAACGCACCTGCGCGGCCGTCCGTGCTCTGACACCTGACGCACCCGGACATTCTTGTAAGACAGGACCCACCGCGTGAGAACTCTAGTACAGCGACCCATCTGCGTGTACGTCCGCGTACGGCTCACAGCCTTGCGCAAGAGCTCGTCGCAAAGGCGTCTCAGCTTGTGTACAgttgtcagataatagcactgttgaagatgagagcgtacagacgccGGGTCTGACTAGtgcgacccggcatctgtAAGAGCCAATCAGAacacaggaaggcttggcaccccctaggtgtgcccacaaccgtagacagaaccacAACACAATAaatcatcaatatcatcaccatcattacctatttcatcagtattccagatgagagtgaatatctgacaacAGTACACGCGGCGCTTAAGAGATGCTTGCTCGGATTTTGTTGTGCAATGTGGGTCTAGAAGTTACAATACTATACAGTAATTACTGTtgagacgcggtgagagccttcactagtattcacggtgaatcaggcttcccgtgctctgattggccaggcactgattagtcagctgctccgtgcgcgcaccatagatattctcccttctcccgtagctccaatacaacaagttcacgcacgtttctccaccttcatcaacaacaacagaacacaatatactctgatgactgcctcgcgcggttacactttaaTTGACTGCATTGTACTGCAACAGATAACAATCAAGCCGGCTTGAACTGattgttgacatctctgcgGCCTAGAGGTCAGACTAATTATAACGCAGTAAATGCGGGATATTGCTAGAGAGGCCAAGAGCTCTTTGAGTACGCAATAAATGAGGAAGCTGGTTCAACCTGTTAGGATGTATCCACTGGAGTGTCTCTCGTGAAAGCTGAGTTTCGACATAACAATCTTTGCTTCAGCACAGTAGGTAatgttggtaggccttgtacgatcgtacgggtgaataacaacaacgaggttcttctaGTAACTAGTATTGGTATTCTTATTCTCCCTCGCTACGTGGGGATGCTACAGAGGTATATCTAATCTGAGACGAGTAGAGCCAAAGTAGGATCGAGTCGGCTGTTAGGCAGCGCCGCAGCGGTGAGCAGCCGACTTACCgaccgatactcacgatccgacaggTAATGCTATAAGCTAAACACCCCCTCCCTGTAGCCCTAGTTCCCGCGGTCTCACCGCTTGACAGCGCTCGAGAGCATGTTATGAAGATCTATCCCAACCAACAACAATCCTAGGGATGACGTGAGATAAGCTGCTTGGCAACCCCGCTCGCCACAACGTTGGAGAAAAAGCAATCCTGAGCCCAGTTCTTCATCTCGAAGCCGAGGAGCTTAGTGCAATGAGCAGCAGCTGGCTGTCTATGTATGCAAAGCAGGCTTACGTGCCTTGGCTAGGGTCTCTTTGTGTGGGACAATACTCTGCTGCTCTTTTTAGTGTTTCAAGCCACGTGTGTAACCTCGGAATGTCGATCTGCTCATCCTAGTTAGCGGCATCGTTTTTAATATTATGCCGGTCGCTAGGACAACGTGTTCCTTCAAGCCCTGTAAGACATGATCTTCTCGCATTAATTACCATTTTTTCTCAAAGTATATATAGATTTGGAATATCATTACCCTGTGGACTGCTTTTAGTCGCTCCACCTACTGGTGTAAGTTAGCTGCTTAGTCATGCTAAGA encodes:
- a CDS encoding Gly-zipper-YMGG multi-domain protein; protein product: MGEKLQEKAEETLGLSVDKEEASKSEGATRFEDKDEAKSTDLGDKIQEKVEGSSDADLDEKNASAANDGEKEDAKSMDLGEKIQKKTEETFGVDLERSVSAASDGATIGGMAGSAVGAVAGIPGGPVGAAVGAAIGGTSGVVVGAVTGVVSDKDQNVGEREKEVRDCEKSHDDANGADEESPDGTAAKEQQVPDVSGATSQIDTDVATEQETEKSQEAAVGESQYCTDDTYVLAAKEELGNGSKKINDDVVGKEEEGAIDSHGKSQDDVVASEDKSADVGTKEIQDDVVEKSQDTTNGAGAEKEQRTSDLETTSHNGTGEQGQEIASGEIQEAASGKTHDDADAQNQNDTNDADAKAEHNKGTDPVSTNHGNLGDEIQRENAQRFGVNLDNDKAATDGSDAKAHGKSGARGKTHERFDSVTSPDMDFSPKAGNFEGSKEEDGKASEEETSATTEIGGKTDEAQTSAITEIGGKTDGDQTNAGEEVEVKTEEDQTDASREEEAKTDGEQMSLTKMMEAKLKAEDTFANSETNAGKEEESKATEDQMGATKEMETEAKGEQKEATEEFEGKANGEQADAIKEMDAKNNGEQADATEDVEIHFNVEQTHSTKEMDIKTHEDHADTTKYIDVQQISATTVINTKATSVDATDAYAKDHMHNEEETQGAEDSSKGTDPVTNNHGNLGDMVQRQNAEKFGVNLAEDV
- a CDS encoding HHT1, Histones H3 and H4 produces the protein MARTKPRPKVTGKAGRGGPDGKTVTGGKPAQKALASKARRQVAGKSTRKAPVAVKKKRKFKAGTVALREIKRYQRGFELLLRKLPFSRVVREFAQVHKADIRFQRSAIEALQEATEAFLVGYFEDCNINAIHAKRVTIQEKDSQLARRYFARELLAFL
- a CDS encoding Dimer-Tnp-hAT domain containing protein; the protein is MPVAKEQVGDVPEGLVPAIKLEPPPGFEQDEWEQLTDGFACEADEIDGILDQRGSGGSRKGRPINLSVPYTGSLSGSARAIAQRERKALFDKEEKVLESVRTADRSAKYQLKKSLLQQPKYKLANSARQAKLLEKEWDILSEKRFTQKKSVAKDILAIPIAQVGVERVFNVAKDVIGSRRHRLSARTIQQIMVLKDTISQEEEQGLDYLVAQLGEDGEPIDEVNDLFELPASLEHTFDIDEENQTTEEESEEEVQEERQLPPRKRQRPQRYRDN